GCCGGGCCGAGGGCGCGGGGTACCGGCCTCCCTGAGGCGAGGGTAGTGGGTACATGGCGCAGTAACGGCCCCTATCTCTCTCCCCGCTCCCCAGCCTCGGGCGAGGCCGTCCGGCCGCCACCCCTCTTGctcggccgccgccgccgccgctgccgccgccgccgccgccgccgccgccatgGCCAATGACAGCGGCGGGCCCGGCGGGCCGAGCCCGAGCGAGCGAGACCGGCAGTACTGCGAGCTGTGCGGGAAGATGGAGAACCTGCTGCGCTGCAGCCGCTGCCGCAGCTCCTTCTACTGCTGCAAGGAGCACCAGCGTCAGGACTGGAAGAAGCACAAGCTCGTGTGCCAGGGCAGCGAGAGCGCCCTCGGCCCCGGAGTGGGCCCGCACCAGCACTCCGGCCCCGCGCCGCCGGTTGCAGCGCCGCCGCCCAGGGCCGGGGCCCGGGAGCCCAGGAAGGCAGCGGCGCGCCGGGACAACGCCTCCGGGGACGCGGCCAAGGCAAAAGCAAAGGGCAAGCCCCCGGCCGACCCCGCGGCGGCCGCGTCGCCGTCTCGCGCGGCCCCGGGCGGCCAGGGCTCGGCGGTGGCTGCCGAGGCCGAGCCCGGGAAGGAGGAGCCGCCGGCCCGCTCATCGCTGTTCCAGGAGAAGGCGAACCTGTACCCCCCGAGCAACACGCCCGGGGATGCGCTGAGCCCCAGCGGCGGCCTGCGGCCCAACGGGCAGACGAAGCCCCTGCCGGCGCTGAAGCTGGCGCTCGAGTACATCGTGCCGTGCATGAACAAGCACGGCATCTGTGTGGTGGACGACTTCCTCGGCAAGGAGACCGGACAGCAGATCGGCGACGAGGTGCGCGCCCTGCACGACACCGGGAAGTTCACGGACGGGCAGCTGGTCAGCCAGAAGAGCGACTCGTCCAAGGATATCCGAGGCGATAAGATCACCTGGATCGAGGGCAAGGAGCCCGGCTGCGAAACCATTGGGCTGCTCATGAGCAGCATGGACGACCTGATCCGCCACTGTAACGGGAAGCTGGGCAGCTACAAAATCAATGGCCGGACGAAAGTAAGTGTGTGCTGCGGGTTTGTGCTGGACAGACCCTTCTCGGCGGGCAGTCCCTGCCTGCGACTGTAACCGCCTAGGCTGAGAAGCAGCATTCCTCTGTATAGAAGGGACTCGTTGTGTAGCACCCCGTAAGGAAGACGGACAGAATTTGTAGTGGCTGTTTATCTAGTTAGCCCCTTTGTGTCCGCTGTTTTCCA
This DNA window, taken from Macaca mulatta isolate MMU2019108-1 chromosome 1, T2T-MMU8v2.0, whole genome shotgun sequence, encodes the following:
- the EGLN1 gene encoding egl nine homolog 1 isoform X3; this translates as MANDSGGPGGPSPSERDRQYCELCGKMENLLRCSRCRSSFYCCKEHQRQDWKKHKLVCQGSESALGPGVGPHQHSGPAPPVAAPPPRAGAREPRKAAARRDNASGDAAKAKAKGKPPADPAAAASPSRAAPGGQGSAVAAEAEPGKEEPPARSSLFQEKANLYPPSNTPGDALSPSGGLRPNGQTKPLPALKLALEYIVPCMNKHGICVVDDFLGKETGQQIGDEVRALHDTGKFTDGQLVSQKSDSSKDIRGDKITWIEGKEPGCETIGLLMSSMDDLIRHCNGKLGSYKINGRTKAMVACYPGNGTGYVRHVDNPNGDGRCVTCIYYLNKDWDAKVRNNCLVF
- the EGLN1 gene encoding egl nine homolog 1 isoform X2, encoding MANDSGGPGGPSPSERDRQYCELCGKMENLLRCSRCRSSFYCCKEHQRQDWKKHKLVCQGSESALGPGVGPHQHSGPAPPVAAPPPRAGAREPRKAAARRDNASGDAAKAKAKGKPPADPAAAASPSRAAPGGQGSAVAAEAEPGKEEPPARSSLFQEKANLYPPSNTPGDALSPSGGLRPNGQTKPLPALKLALEYIVPCMNKHGICVVDDFLGKETGQQIGDEVRALHDTGKFTDGQLVSQKSDSSKDIRGDKITWIEGKEPGCETIGLLMSSMDDLIRHCNGKLGSYKINGRTKAMVACYPGNGTGYVRHVDNPNGDGRCVTCIYYLNKDWDAKVSGGILRIFPEGKAQFADIEPKFDRLLFFWSDRRNPHEVQPAYATR
- the EGLN1 gene encoding egl nine homolog 1 isoform X1 — encoded protein: MANDSGGPGGPSPSERDRQYCELCGKMENLLRCSRCRSSFYCCKEHQRQDWKKHKLVCQGSESALGPGVGPHQHSGPAPPVAAPPPRAGAREPRKAAARRDNASGDAAKAKAKGKPPADPAAAASPSRAAPGGQGSAVAAEAEPGKEEPPARSSLFQEKANLYPPSNTPGDALSPSGGLRPNGQTKPLPALKLALEYIVPCMNKHGICVVDDFLGKETGQQIGDEVRALHDTGKFTDGQLVSQKSDSSKDIRGDKITWIEGKEPGCETIGLLMSSMDDLIRHCNGKLGSYKINGRTKAMVACYPGNGTGYVRHVDNPNGDGRCVTCIYYLNKDWDAKVSGGILRIFPEGKAQFADIEPKFDRLLFFWSDRRNPHEVQPAYATRYAITVWYFDADERARAKVKYLTGEKGVRVELNKPSDSVGKDVF